A part of Podarcis raffonei isolate rPodRaf1 chromosome 12, rPodRaf1.pri, whole genome shotgun sequence genomic DNA contains:
- the TWIST1 gene encoding twist-related protein 1 has translation MMQQDESNSPVSPADDSLSNSEEEPDRQQQQLQGSGKRGGRKRRSSRRSAAGVGGGGGGAGGGGGGAGGGIGSATEEPCSPAQGKRGKKSGGGGGGSSGGGGGGSSSGGGSPQSYEELQTQRVMANVRERQRTQSLNEAFAALRKIIPTLPSDKLSKIQTLKLAARYIDFLYQVLQSDELDSKMASCSYVAHERLSYAFSVWRMEGAWSMSASH, from the coding sequence ATGATGCAGCAGGACGAGTCGAACTCTCCAGTCTCGCCCGCCGACGACAGCCTGAGCAACAGCGAGGAGGAGCCcgaccggcagcagcagcagcttcagggCTCCGGCAAGCGAGGGGGACGCAAGAGGCGATCGAGTCGAAGGAGCGCCGCCGGGGTcggcggaggaggcggaggcgcaggaggcggaggaggaggagccggcgGGGGGATCGGTTCGGCGACCGAGGAGCCGTGCAGCCCGGCGCAAGGCAAGCGGGGCAAGAAAtccggcggaggcggcggcgggagcagcggcggcggcggaggcgggaGCAGCAGCGGAGGGGGCAGCCCGCAATCTTACGAGGAGCTCCAGACGCAGCGGGTGATGGCCAACGTGCGCGAGCGGCAGCGCACGCAGTCGCTGAACGAAGCGTTCGCGGCGCTGCGCAAGATCATCCCGACGCTGCCGTCGGACAAGCTGAGCAAGATCCAGACGCTCAAGCTGGCCGCGCGCTACATCGACTTCCTCTACCAGGTCCTGCAGAGCGACGAGCTCGACTCCAAGATGGCCAGCTGCAGCTATGTGGCCCACGAGCGCCTCAGCTACGCCTTCTCCGTCTGGCGCATGGAGGGAGCCTGGTCCATGTCTGCCTCTCACTAG